The following coding sequences lie in one Arachis hypogaea cultivar Tifrunner chromosome 4, arahy.Tifrunner.gnm2.J5K5, whole genome shotgun sequence genomic window:
- the LOC112797662 gene encoding uncharacterized protein, with product MKKRSTVKGKEKMMPRRRVTVKEGPGTESSGNKRGAGRKTAGVPSGKGTMPAAKPKGTGPSARPKRTRPTAKPKGSVPHHKPQKTGAAVHAEEDVPYVQPNDRPPIGLYVNEEESDDDDPVYEYASDDLHTPVSSEDEGDKHEFLVFNEDYGFGEGRFEVGTKFATIDGFKEVVKDMFIAEGRELLWIKNDKERVRVACRGENCPWLAHLSYNKTLLCFQVKTYKSEHTCARDLGSNAADQHWISKKVEKRMGSQPHMTTNEATDFPREEFNLVVHPKMVYRAVKEAKERLVGNEKEQYGKLREYGMEILKSNPGSTARIDVKPIPQSHPVFDKMYICFEGCKQGFKSGCRPFIHLDGAFLKTYHGG from the coding sequence ATGAAGAAAAGAAGCACtgtgaaaggaaaggagaaaatgATGCCAAGAAGAAGGGTCACTGTGAAGGAAGGGCCAGGAACAGAGTCAAGTGGGAACAAGAGAGGTGCTGGGAGAAAGACTGCAGGTGTGCCTAGTGGCAAAGGTACCATGCCAGCTGCCAAGCCCAAAGGAACTGGGCCTAGTGCGAGGCCCAAAAGAACCAGGCCCACAGCGAAGCCCAAAGGAAGTGTTCCTCATCACAAGCCCCAAAAAACTGGTGCTGCTGTGCATGCTGAAGAAGATGTTCCATATGTGCAGCCCAATGACAGGCCTCCAATAGGGCTCTATGTGAATGAGGAGGAATCAGATGATGATGACCCGGTTTATGAGTATGCATCTGATGACCTTCACACACCAGTGTCCTCAGAGGATGAGGGAGACAAGCATGAGTTTCTAGTGTTTAATGAAGACTATGGATTTGGAGAGGGGAGATTTGAGGTGGGTACCAAGTTTGCAACCATAGATGGCTTCAAAGAGGTTGTGAAAGATATGTTCATAGCTGAGGGGAGAGAATTGTTGTGGATAAAGAATGATAAGGAAAGGGTAAGAGTTGCATGCAGAGGTGAAAACTGTCCATGGCTGGCACATCTATCTTACAACAAGACACTGCTATGCTTCCAGGTTAAGACTTACAAGTCTGAGCACACATGTGCAAGAGATCTAGGTAGTAATGCTGCTGATCAACACTGGATCAGTAAGAAGGTGGAAAAGCGAATGGGAAGTCAACCTCATATGACAACTAATGAGGCAACTGATTTCCCCAGGGAAGAGTTTAACTTAGTTGTGCATCCGAAGATGGTATATAGGGCAGTAAAGGAAGCCAAGGAAAGGCTAGTGGGAAACGAAAAAGAACAGTATGGAAAGCTCAGGGAGTATGGGATGGAGATTCTCAAGAGTAATCCTGGGTCAACAGCAAGAATTGATGTGAAGCCTATCCCTCAGTCCCATCCTGTCTTTGACAAGATGTATATCTGCTTCGAGGGCTGTAAGCAAGGCTTCAAGAGTGGATGTAGGCCTTTCATCCATCTAGATGGGGCCTTTCTTAAGACATACCATGGAGGCTAG